CGGTCCCAGTAGGGGCCCGAGCCGGTCAGAAGGGCGTAGCTGCGTCCGAGCGGAGCCAGCAGCCGCCAGCGGACCGGAACCCGGGGCCGCGTGGCCAGCCCCTCGCGCCGCGCCAGCTCCAGGACTTTCGCGTCGGCGCTCTCGACTAACAGATCGATTCCGGCCGAATTGGTCAGCGCGGCCAGTCGCTTTATCCCGGCCGGGTCGGCCAGTGGACTGCCCCAGGAGCCCAGAACCAGGGTCGCCGGCCGATCCGCCGCCACCCGGGCGAGCGCCGCGTCCGGGTCTGTGCCGGCCGCAATCGCAATCCGGGGCCGCCCCGCGCTATTCGCGGCCACCGCCCCGCGCCTAGTTCCGATCGCGGCCCAACTGCCGGCGCAGCTCCTCGAGGCCAGCAGCGATGGCGGCTCCGGTTTTCTCGCCGTCCGGACCTCCACCGCGGGCCTGGGCCGGGTTGCCCCCGCCGCCGCCGCCGAGGCAGGCCGCGGCGACCCGGACCGCTCCCGCCGAATCGACCCCGGCTTCAAGCGCCGATCGCGAGGCGGAGGCCAGCACTTGGGCACGGCCGCCGGATTCGCCGGCCAGGACGAAGGCGAAGTCGGCTCCGAGCTGGGACTTCAGGGCCTGCGATACGTCGGCCAGCGAAGCAAGCCCGTCGGTAACCACCTGCAGGCCCAATACCCGGATTCCCCCGGCCGCGGGCGGATTCTGCTCCAGCAGGCGGGCGGCTACCGAGTTCGCGTGCGCCTCTCGCAGGCGGGCCAGCTCGCGCTGCAAACCGGCCTGCTCCTCCAACAGGCGCCCGGTCCGGTCCACGACCTCGCCGACGCTGCTCTCGAGCAGGCGCGCGGCAGCCTCCAGCTCATCGGCGTTGCCGCGGAGTCGTTCGGCGGCAGCCTCGCCGGTCACCGCCTCGATCCGGCGCAATCCCGATCCGATGTTCTCCTGCGCGGTTATGTGGAAAAGTCCCATCTGGGCGGTGTTCTCAAGGTGGGTGCCGCCACACAGCTCCAGCGACCGGTCGCCTATGCTCACCAGTCGAACCTGCTCGCCGTACTTTTCCCCAAAAAGCGCCATCGCCCCGCGGGCCACCGCCTCCTGAACCACGGTCTGCTCGGTGCTGACCGCGATCGCGGCCAGGGCCTGCCGGTTCACCGACCGCTCGATGTTGATCAGTTGCTCCGGGGCCAGGGCGGCGGAATGATTGAAATCGAACCGCAGATGGTCGGGCGCGACCAGCGAGCCGGCCTGGCGGGCGTGGTCGCCCAGCTCGGACCGCAGGGCGGCGTGCAGCAGGTGGGTCGCGGTGTGGTTGCGGCGGATCGCGGCGCGCCGGTCGACGTCTACCGCGGCGGACAGTTCTTGTCCGCTGCGCAGGGTACCGGACGTGATTTTGGCGAAATGGAATATGGTCCCGTCGGCGCTTTGTTGGGTGTCGTTCACACGGGCGCGGCCGGATTCCCAGGACAGCGCGCCGGAATCGCCCACCTGGCCGCCCGATTCGGCATAGAAGGGAGTCGCGGCCAGAACCAACAGGCAATCCTCTCCGGATCCAAGCGAGTCGACGGATTCCCCGCCGGCGAATATCGCCTGCAGCCGCGTCGATTCCAGCGTTTCGCTCTCGTAGCCGCAGAATTTGCTCGGCCCCGGCCCCTGCGGGAGGCGCTTTTCGGCGCGCGCGGCACGCCGCGAGCGGCGGCGTTGCTCTTCCATGGCCGTCTCGAACCCGGGCTCGTCGACGCTAAGTCCGCGCGCGGCGGCAGCCACTTTCAAGTTTTCGATCGTGAGTCCCAGGGTGTCGTGCAGCCAGAACGCCTGGCGGCCCTCGATCTGGTTGATCCCCGATTCGCCCACCACGCGGCGGTCGAGATAGCCGATCGCGTGACGCAGGGTCGCCTGGAACCGTTCCTCTTCCTCGCTCACGACCGCCAGGATTTCTGAACGGCGCCGTCCTACTTCCGGATAAGCGGCCTGCATAGCCTCGATCGCGGCTTCGCTCACGCTGGCCATCAACGGTTCGGTGACTCCGAACTGGCGAGCCGCGCCCACCGCCCGCCGCAAGAGCCGGCGCAGTACGAATCCGCGCCCGTCGTTTGACGGCAGTACCCCGTCGCCGATCAGAAAGGCCAGCGCCCGGCCATGTTCGGCGACTGTCCGCAGGGCCCGCAATTGTTCGAGATCGCCGGTGTCGGGTCGCAATATGTCGGCGGCGACGGCGACTATGTCGGCGTACAGATCGGTCTCGTAGACCGAGTTCTTGCCCTGCATAAGTACGACCCAGCGTTCGAACCCGGCCCCGGTGTCGACCCCCGGCGCGGCGAGGTCGGCCAGGGTGCCGTCGACCTGCTGTTCAAACTGATTGAAAACTAGGTTCCAGAGTTCCAGGAACCGGTCGTCGTCGCTGGCGGTACCGGTCTCGGCCACTCCAGGCGGAGGCGGACGCAACCGGTAGTGGATCTCGCTGTCCGGACCGCAAGGGCCGCTGTCGCCGGTCGGTCCCCAGAAGTTCTCGG
The Chloroflexota bacterium genome window above contains:
- the alaS gene encoding alanine--tRNA ligase, with product MTFPADQVRALFLDFFADRDHLILPSSSLVPVDDPSVLFTSAGMQQFKPYYSGAVKAPHPRIATAQKCFRTSDIESVGDASHLTLFEMLGNFTFGDYFKRESIIWAYELLTRGLGLDPEQIWVTCFAGEGNLPRDEESYLIWRDEIGIPEERIEFHGRAENFWGPTGDSGPCGPDSEIHYRLRPPPPGVAETGTASDDDRFLELWNLVFNQFEQQVDGTLADLAAPGVDTGAGFERWVVLMQGKNSVYETDLYADIVAVAADILRPDTGDLEQLRALRTVAEHGRALAFLIGDGVLPSNDGRGFVLRRLLRRAVGAARQFGVTEPLMASVSEAAIEAMQAAYPEVGRRRSEILAVVSEEEERFQATLRHAIGYLDRRVVGESGINQIEGRQAFWLHDTLGLTIENLKVAAAARGLSVDEPGFETAMEEQRRRSRRAARAEKRLPQGPGPSKFCGYESETLESTRLQAIFAGGESVDSLGSGEDCLLVLAATPFYAESGGQVGDSGALSWESGRARVNDTQQSADGTIFHFAKITSGTLRSGQELSAAVDVDRRAAIRRNHTATHLLHAALRSELGDHARQAGSLVAPDHLRFDFNHSAALAPEQLINIERSVNRQALAAIAVSTEQTVVQEAVARGAMALFGEKYGEQVRLVSIGDRSLELCGGTHLENTAQMGLFHITAQENIGSGLRRIEAVTGEAAAERLRGNADELEAAARLLESSVGEVVDRTGRLLEEQAGLQRELARLREAHANSVAARLLEQNPPAAGGIRVLGLQVVTDGLASLADVSQALKSQLGADFAFVLAGESGGRAQVLASASRSALEAGVDSAGAVRVAAACLGGGGGGNPAQARGGGPDGEKTGAAIAAGLEELRRQLGRDRN